From Callithrix jacchus isolate 240 chromosome 15, calJac240_pri, whole genome shotgun sequence, one genomic window encodes:
- the CPN2 gene encoding carboxypeptidase N subunit 2 isoform X2 — MLPGAWLHWASLLLLARPAQLCPMGCDCFVQEVFCSDDLATIPLDIPPHATDIVFVETLFTMVETRAFGSNPNLSKVVFLNTQLRHFWPDAFGGLPKLEDLEITGSSFSNLSANIFSNLTSLRKFTLNFNMLEALPEGLFQHMLALESLHLQGNWLQALPRRLFQPLTHLKTLNLAQNRLAQLPEELFHPLTSLQSLKLSNNALSGLPQGVFGKLGSLQELFLDGNKISELPLEVFSQLFRLEKLWLQHNTITHLPLPIFSSLGNLAFLSLQGNMLRVLPAGLFAHTPRLVGLSLSHNQLETVAEGAFAHLSNLSSLVLSHNAIAHLPAGIFRDLQELVKLYLGSNNLTALHPAVFQNLSKLELLSLSKNQLSTLPEGIFDANYNLFNLALHGNPWQCDCHLAYLFNWLQQFTDQLLNIQAYCAGPAYLRGQVVPALNEEQLVCPVTRDHLGFQVTWLDDRKAGGSWDLAVQERAARSQCTYSNPEGTVVLACDQAWCRWLNVQLSPQQGSPGLPYNASREWDLRSSCGSLRVTVSIEARAVGP, encoded by the coding sequence ATGCTCCCAGGAGCCTGGCTGCACTGGGCCTCCCTTCTGCTCCTGGCCAGGCCCGCCCAGCTCTGCCCCATGGGTTGTGACTGTTTCGTCCAGGAGGTGTTCTGCTCAGACGACCTGGCCACCATCCCACTGGACATCCCGCCACACGCCACAGACATCGTGTTTGTGGAGACCTTGTTCACCATGGTGGAAACCAGAGCCTTTGGAAGCAACCCCAACCTGTCCAAGGTGGTCTTCCTCAACACTCAGCTCCGCCACTTTTGGCCAGATGCCTTTGGGgggctgcccaagctggaggacCTGGAGATCACAGGCAGCAGCTTCTCCAACCTCAGCGCCAACATCTTCTCCAACCTGACCTCGCTGCGCAAGTTCACCCTCAACTTCAACATGCTGGAGGCTCTGCCCGAGGGTCTCTTCCAGCACATGCTTGCCCTGGAGTCCCTCCACCTGCAGGGGAACTGGCTCCAGGCGCTGCCCAGGAGGCTCTTCCAGCCTCTGACCCATCTGAAGACGCTCAACCTGGCCCAGAACCGCCTGGCCCAGCTCCCCGAGGAGCTGTTCCACCCACTCACCAGCCTGCAGAGCCTGAAGCTGAGCAACAACGCACTCTCTGGCCTCCCCCAGGGCGTGTTTGGCAAACTGGGCAGCCTGCAGGAGCTTTTCCTGGACGGCAACAAGATCTCAGAGCTGCCCCTAGAGGTGTTCTCTCAGCTCTTCCGCCTGGAGAAGCTGTGGCTGCAGCATAACACCATCACGCACCTGCCACTCCCTATCTTCTCTTCCCTGGGCAATCTGGCCTTTCTGAGCCTGCAGGGGAACATGCTTCGAGTCCTGCCTGCCGGCCTCTTCGCCCACACCCCTCGCCTGGTCGGCCTGTCTCTGTCCCATAACCAGCTGGAGACTGTCGCTGAGGGTGCCTTTGCCCACCTGTCCAACCTGAGTTCCCTCGTGCTCTCACACAACGCCATTGCCCACCTCCCAGCTGGCATCTTCAGGGACCTTCAGGAGCTGGTCAAGCTCTACCTGGGCAGCAACAACCTGACGGCCCTGCACCCAGCCGTCTTCCAGAACCTGTCCAAGCTGGAGCTGCTCAGCCTGTCCAAGAATCAGCTGAGCACGCTTCCGGAGGGCATCTTCGATGCCAACTACAACCTGTTCAACCTGGCCCTGCACGGCAACCCCTGGCAGTGTGACTGCCACCTGGCCTACCTCTTCAACTGGCTGCAGCAGTTTACCGATCAGCTTCTGAACATCCAGGCCTACTGCGCCGGCCCTGCCTACCTCAGAGGCCAGGTGGTGCCCGCCTTGAACGAGGAGCAGCTGGTGTGTCCTGTCACCCGAGACCACTTGGGTTTCCAGGTCACCTGGCTGGACGACAGAAAGGCAGGGGGCAGCTGGGACCTGGCTGTGCAGGAAAGGGCAGCCCGCAGCCAGTGCACCTACAGCAACCCCGAGGGCACCGTGGTGCTCGCCTGTGACCAGGCCTGGTGTCGCTGGCTGAACGTCCAGCTGTCTCCTCAGCAGGGATCCCCAGGACTGCCGTACAATGCTAGTCGGGAGTGGGACCTGAGGTCGAGCTGCGGCTCTCTGCGGGTCACGGTGTCTATTGAGGCTCGGGCAGTGGGGCCCTAG
- the CPN2 gene encoding carboxypeptidase N subunit 2 isoform X1, whose product MSTQKRLPREPIILVPKLSAKMLPGAWLHWASLLLLARPAQLCPMGCDCFVQEVFCSDDLATIPLDIPPHATDIVFVETLFTMVETRAFGSNPNLSKVVFLNTQLRHFWPDAFGGLPKLEDLEITGSSFSNLSANIFSNLTSLRKFTLNFNMLEALPEGLFQHMLALESLHLQGNWLQALPRRLFQPLTHLKTLNLAQNRLAQLPEELFHPLTSLQSLKLSNNALSGLPQGVFGKLGSLQELFLDGNKISELPLEVFSQLFRLEKLWLQHNTITHLPLPIFSSLGNLAFLSLQGNMLRVLPAGLFAHTPRLVGLSLSHNQLETVAEGAFAHLSNLSSLVLSHNAIAHLPAGIFRDLQELVKLYLGSNNLTALHPAVFQNLSKLELLSLSKNQLSTLPEGIFDANYNLFNLALHGNPWQCDCHLAYLFNWLQQFTDQLLNIQAYCAGPAYLRGQVVPALNEEQLVCPVTRDHLGFQVTWLDDRKAGGSWDLAVQERAARSQCTYSNPEGTVVLACDQAWCRWLNVQLSPQQGSPGLPYNASREWDLRSSCGSLRVTVSIEARAVGP is encoded by the exons ATGAGTACTCAGAAAAGACTGCCACGAGAACCCATCATTCTGGTGCCTAAGCTGAGTGCGAAG ATGCTCCCAGGAGCCTGGCTGCACTGGGCCTCCCTTCTGCTCCTGGCCAGGCCCGCCCAGCTCTGCCCCATGGGTTGTGACTGTTTCGTCCAGGAGGTGTTCTGCTCAGACGACCTGGCCACCATCCCACTGGACATCCCGCCACACGCCACAGACATCGTGTTTGTGGAGACCTTGTTCACCATGGTGGAAACCAGAGCCTTTGGAAGCAACCCCAACCTGTCCAAGGTGGTCTTCCTCAACACTCAGCTCCGCCACTTTTGGCCAGATGCCTTTGGGgggctgcccaagctggaggacCTGGAGATCACAGGCAGCAGCTTCTCCAACCTCAGCGCCAACATCTTCTCCAACCTGACCTCGCTGCGCAAGTTCACCCTCAACTTCAACATGCTGGAGGCTCTGCCCGAGGGTCTCTTCCAGCACATGCTTGCCCTGGAGTCCCTCCACCTGCAGGGGAACTGGCTCCAGGCGCTGCCCAGGAGGCTCTTCCAGCCTCTGACCCATCTGAAGACGCTCAACCTGGCCCAGAACCGCCTGGCCCAGCTCCCCGAGGAGCTGTTCCACCCACTCACCAGCCTGCAGAGCCTGAAGCTGAGCAACAACGCACTCTCTGGCCTCCCCCAGGGCGTGTTTGGCAAACTGGGCAGCCTGCAGGAGCTTTTCCTGGACGGCAACAAGATCTCAGAGCTGCCCCTAGAGGTGTTCTCTCAGCTCTTCCGCCTGGAGAAGCTGTGGCTGCAGCATAACACCATCACGCACCTGCCACTCCCTATCTTCTCTTCCCTGGGCAATCTGGCCTTTCTGAGCCTGCAGGGGAACATGCTTCGAGTCCTGCCTGCCGGCCTCTTCGCCCACACCCCTCGCCTGGTCGGCCTGTCTCTGTCCCATAACCAGCTGGAGACTGTCGCTGAGGGTGCCTTTGCCCACCTGTCCAACCTGAGTTCCCTCGTGCTCTCACACAACGCCATTGCCCACCTCCCAGCTGGCATCTTCAGGGACCTTCAGGAGCTGGTCAAGCTCTACCTGGGCAGCAACAACCTGACGGCCCTGCACCCAGCCGTCTTCCAGAACCTGTCCAAGCTGGAGCTGCTCAGCCTGTCCAAGAATCAGCTGAGCACGCTTCCGGAGGGCATCTTCGATGCCAACTACAACCTGTTCAACCTGGCCCTGCACGGCAACCCCTGGCAGTGTGACTGCCACCTGGCCTACCTCTTCAACTGGCTGCAGCAGTTTACCGATCAGCTTCTGAACATCCAGGCCTACTGCGCCGGCCCTGCCTACCTCAGAGGCCAGGTGGTGCCCGCCTTGAACGAGGAGCAGCTGGTGTGTCCTGTCACCCGAGACCACTTGGGTTTCCAGGTCACCTGGCTGGACGACAGAAAGGCAGGGGGCAGCTGGGACCTGGCTGTGCAGGAAAGGGCAGCCCGCAGCCAGTGCACCTACAGCAACCCCGAGGGCACCGTGGTGCTCGCCTGTGACCAGGCCTGGTGTCGCTGGCTGAACGTCCAGCTGTCTCCTCAGCAGGGATCCCCAGGACTGCCGTACAATGCTAGTCGGGAGTGGGACCTGAGGTCGAGCTGCGGCTCTCTGCGGGTCACGGTGTCTATTGAGGCTCGGGCAGTGGGGCCCTAG